The following coding sequences lie in one Mucilaginibacter sp. KACC 22773 genomic window:
- the pyk gene encoding pyruvate kinase — MKLYYNRTKIVATMGPASAKKEVLLAMIKAGVNVCRLNFSHGRPEDHKGVIDTIREINAEYKTNVGILADLQGPKIRIGLVKDGGIHLVNGTQIKITTQECIGNDEQIYITYDTFPQDVQADEIILLDDGKLQLRVIETNRLDTVMCEVVHGGILTSRKGVNLPNTKVSIPSLTEEDLINLQFALKYDVEWIGLSFVRTGQDIIELKEIIAKSGKAAKVIAKVEKPEAIDNIDEIIAATDGVMVARGDLGVEMPLEEVPLLQKMIARKCRAASKPVIVATQMLESMITTPRPTRAEVNDVANSVLDGADAVMLSGETSVGEFPIIVIETMAKIVRNVEELGYPYNTSKQGKVDPTAVNYLSNALCESAVHLAQRTDAVGIVSMTTSGYTAFEISSHRPKASTYIFTSNKQLLNALSLVWGVRSFYYDKLESTDDTISDVNNILKAADLIQSGDVVINTAAVPIIKQGKTNMLKVSVIE, encoded by the coding sequence ATGAAATTATACTATAACCGTACTAAGATTGTTGCCACCATGGGCCCGGCATCAGCTAAAAAAGAAGTTTTATTAGCGATGATAAAGGCTGGTGTAAACGTTTGCCGCCTTAACTTTTCGCATGGACGCCCGGAAGATCATAAAGGCGTTATTGATACCATTAGAGAAATTAATGCCGAATACAAAACCAATGTTGGCATCCTTGCCGATTTGCAAGGCCCAAAAATCCGAATTGGTTTGGTAAAAGATGGCGGTATCCACTTAGTAAACGGTACCCAAATAAAAATTACTACGCAGGAATGTATTGGTAATGATGAGCAGATTTATATCACTTACGATACCTTCCCTCAGGATGTACAGGCTGATGAGATTATTTTATTAGACGATGGTAAGCTGCAGTTAAGGGTAATTGAAACAAACAGGCTTGATACTGTTATGTGCGAGGTAGTACACGGTGGTATATTAACATCACGTAAAGGCGTTAACCTGCCAAATACCAAAGTATCTATCCCCAGCTTAACCGAAGAGGATTTAATTAACCTGCAATTCGCGTTAAAATATGATGTAGAGTGGATTGGCTTATCATTTGTACGCACCGGACAGGATATTATTGAGCTTAAAGAAATTATAGCCAAAAGCGGTAAAGCCGCTAAGGTTATTGCTAAAGTTGAGAAACCGGAAGCAATTGATAATATAGACGAAATTATTGCCGCTACCGATGGCGTAATGGTTGCCCGTGGCGATTTAGGTGTTGAAATGCCTTTAGAAGAAGTGCCACTGCTGCAAAAAATGATTGCCCGCAAATGCCGCGCGGCTTCAAAACCGGTAATTGTTGCTACCCAGATGCTGGAATCAATGATTACCACCCCGCGCCCAACACGCGCCGAAGTTAATGACGTAGCCAACTCGGTACTTGATGGTGCCGACGCGGTAATGCTAAGCGGCGAAACATCTGTTGGCGAGTTCCCGATTATTGTTATTGAAACCATGGCCAAAATTGTACGCAATGTAGAAGAGCTGGGCTATCCATATAATACATCAAAACAAGGGAAAGTTGATCCTACAGCTGTAAATTACTTAAGTAACGCGCTTTGCGAATCGGCAGTGCACCTGGCGCAACGTACCGATGCTGTAGGTATTGTATCCATGACAACATCTGGCTATACCGCGTTTGAAATATCAAGCCACCGGCCTAAGGCAAGCACCTACATATTTACGTCGAACAAGCAATTGCTTAATGCGCTTAGCCTGGTTTGGGGCGTACGCTCTTTTTACTACGATAAATTGGAAAGTACAGATGATACCATTAGCGATGTAAATAATATACTTAAAGCAGCCGACCTTATACAGTCAGGCGATGTAGTGATAAACACTGCGGCTGTGCCAATCATTAAACAGGGCAAAACCAATATGCTTAAAGTAAGCGTTATTGAATAA
- the fabF gene encoding beta-ketoacyl-ACP synthase II: protein MEFKRVVVTGLGALTPIGNTVSEYWNGLINGVSGAAFIKSFDTTHFKTKFACEVKGFDADGFLGRKDARKLDPFVQYALFSTEEAVKDAGLDFSKLDTSRIGVIWGSGIGGLKTFLDEVVNFAKGDGTPRFNPFFIPKMIADIAPGHISIKYGLRGPNFSTVSACASSNNSLIDSFNYIRLGKANMFISGGSEAIINEAGIGGFNAMHALSTRNDDPATASRPFDLDRDGFVAGEGAGTIILEELEHAKARGAKIYAEMMGGGMSADAYHMTAPHPDGLGAALVMRSALEDANLTPADIDYVNVHGTSTPIGDPQEIKAIQDVFGDDIYRINISSTKSMTGHLLGAAGAVEAIASILALQNGIIPPTINHFTDDPSFDPKINFTFNAAQKRDINIVQSNGFGFGGHNASVIFKKYVD, encoded by the coding sequence ATGGAGTTCAAAAGAGTTGTAGTAACCGGGCTTGGAGCACTTACTCCAATTGGTAATACCGTTTCTGAGTATTGGAATGGCTTAATCAATGGGGTAAGTGGCGCTGCCTTTATTAAAAGTTTTGATACCACACATTTCAAAACTAAGTTCGCATGTGAAGTAAAGGGCTTTGATGCGGATGGTTTTTTGGGTCGTAAAGATGCCCGTAAATTAGATCCGTTTGTTCAATACGCGCTTTTCTCAACAGAAGAGGCAGTGAAGGATGCGGGTTTAGATTTCTCGAAACTGGATACCAGCCGTATAGGCGTTATCTGGGGTTCGGGCATTGGCGGTTTAAAAACGTTTTTGGATGAAGTTGTAAACTTTGCCAAAGGCGATGGCACCCCACGCTTTAACCCATTTTTTATTCCTAAAATGATAGCGGATATAGCCCCCGGCCATATCTCGATCAAATATGGTTTGCGCGGTCCAAACTTTTCAACAGTTTCCGCCTGCGCTTCATCAAACAATTCGCTTATTGATTCTTTTAACTATATCCGTTTGGGTAAAGCTAATATGTTCATCAGCGGCGGTTCTGAAGCAATCATTAACGAAGCTGGTATCGGTGGCTTTAACGCTATGCACGCATTATCAACCCGTAACGATGATCCGGCAACGGCATCGCGCCCGTTTGATTTGGACAGGGATGGTTTTGTGGCCGGCGAAGGCGCAGGTACTATAATTTTAGAAGAGCTGGAGCATGCAAAGGCCCGCGGCGCTAAAATTTATGCCGAAATGATGGGCGGCGGCATGAGCGCCGATGCTTATCACATGACGGCCCCACACCCTGATGGGCTTGGAGCCGCACTGGTAATGCGGTCGGCATTGGAAGACGCGAACTTAACCCCTGCAGATATCGACTATGTGAATGTTCACGGAACATCCACCCCAATAGGCGATCCGCAGGAAATTAAAGCGATACAGGATGTGTTTGGCGATGATATTTACCGTATAAATATCAGCTCAACCAAATCAATGACAGGTCACCTTTTAGGTGCTGCCGGCGCGGTTGAAGCTATTGCCTCTATATTGGCTTTACAGAATGGTATAATACCCCCTACTATTAACCATTTTACCGATGATCCTTCTTTTGACCCTAAAATTAATTTCACCTTTAATGCCGCGCAAAAAAGAGATATTAATATAGTTCAAAGCAATGGGTTTGGTTTCGGCGGCCATAATGCTTCTGTGATATTTAAAAAATACGTAGACTAA
- a CDS encoding LytR/AlgR family response regulator transcription factor, with product MLLKCIAIDDEPLALKLIAGYVARFPFLQLLNTFEDAITGAEFLKNTPIDLLFIDINMPDITGIDLVRALKVKPMVIFTTAYKNFAFEGFELEAIDYILKPIDFKRFEKAVEKAVDYHQYKTRPATEQADESLYVYSEYRMVKVDLNTIEYIESMEDYIKIHVTNAKTVLTLMPLKKVLEKLPADKFQRIHRSYIVPVNKIRSIQNRKVKLTDIELPVSESYLDFVRNWMKSR from the coding sequence ATGCTGCTTAAATGTATCGCAATTGACGACGAACCCCTGGCATTAAAACTCATTGCCGGCTATGTTGCACGTTTTCCGTTTTTGCAGTTGCTGAATACTTTTGAGGATGCCATTACGGGCGCGGAGTTTTTAAAAAACACACCTATCGACCTGCTTTTTATCGACATCAATATGCCCGATATTACAGGGATTGACCTGGTGCGCGCGCTCAAGGTTAAGCCCATGGTGATATTTACCACCGCCTATAAAAACTTTGCATTTGAAGGCTTTGAACTGGAGGCCATTGATTATATCCTGAAACCTATCGATTTTAAACGTTTTGAAAAGGCCGTTGAAAAAGCGGTTGATTATCACCAGTACAAAACCAGGCCTGCCACCGAACAGGCCGACGAAAGCCTTTACGTATACTCGGAATACCGGATGGTGAAGGTTGACTTAAACACCATCGAATATATTGAAAGCATGGAAGATTATATCAAAATTCATGTTACCAACGCCAAAACGGTGCTTACACTGATGCCATTAAAAAAAGTACTGGAAAAGCTGCCCGCAGATAAATTTCAGCGGATTCACCGCAGTTATATTGTTCCGGTGAACAAGATCAGGTCTATCCAAAACCGTAAAGTTAAACTCACCGATATTGAACTGCCTGTGAGCGAGAGTTATCTTGATTTTGTCAGAAACTGGATGAAATCACGTTAA
- a CDS encoding tRNA-(ms[2]io[6]A)-hydroxylase has translation MSEKTILKLQLPTDPLWVKNVVESNIEELLTDHAFCEQKAASNAITLIVQNPNLSDLVQEMALLVQEEMDHFKRVHDIIVARGFLLGRERKDNYVNELRKFIIIGGGREAQLIDRLLFSAMIEARSCERFKVLSENINDAELSEFYHELMISEATHYSMFIRLAKKYAVEIDVEMRWKEFLAYEAKVIQNYGKSETIHG, from the coding sequence GTGAGCGAGAAAACCATACTTAAATTACAACTACCTACTGATCCGCTTTGGGTTAAAAATGTGGTGGAAAGCAATATTGAAGAATTGTTGACCGACCACGCTTTTTGCGAACAAAAGGCGGCCAGTAATGCCATTACCCTCATTGTACAAAACCCAAACTTATCCGACCTGGTGCAGGAAATGGCCCTGTTGGTACAGGAAGAAATGGACCACTTTAAACGGGTACATGATATAATTGTAGCACGTGGTTTTTTATTGGGCCGCGAACGTAAAGACAATTATGTGAATGAGCTGCGTAAGTTTATTATCATTGGCGGCGGCCGCGAGGCACAATTGATAGATCGCTTATTGTTTTCGGCCATGATTGAGGCACGCAGTTGCGAACGTTTTAAGGTACTATCTGAAAACATTAACGATGCGGAACTATCTGAATTTTACCATGAATTGATGATAAGCGAGGCCACACACTATTCGATGTTTATACGTCTGGCCAAAAAATATGCGGTGGAGATAGATGTGGAAATGCGCTGGAAGGAGTTTTTGGCTTATGAAGCTAAAGTGATTCAGAACTACGGTAAAAGCGAGACAATACACGGTTAA
- a CDS encoding IPExxxVDY family protein, whose product MILNRKFLKFEIDFDFVLIAVTSSLKDYRVCYLINKFLNFNFIKTEDLSVDIHPGSEPVLFSKYYYSWETTETDFYFIGNKGSEGYLVPEMKSADYFLMVRNYIDDTDLDNLISTLNKIPEIVAAVKIDPKKIKSRENLLF is encoded by the coding sequence ATGATTTTGAACAGGAAATTTTTAAAGTTTGAGATCGATTTTGATTTTGTGCTTATTGCGGTAACTTCTTCTTTAAAAGATTACCGTGTATGTTATCTTATCAACAAATTTTTAAATTTTAATTTTATTAAAACTGAGGATTTGTCTGTTGATATCCACCCCGGGAGCGAACCCGTTTTATTCTCGAAGTACTATTATAGCTGGGAAACCACCGAAACAGATTTTTATTTTATTGGCAATAAAGGCTCTGAAGGCTATTTAGTGCCCGAAATGAAGAGCGCCGATTATTTTTTAATGGTGCGTAATTACATTGATGATACCGACCTTGATAACCTGATATCAACCCTAAATAAAATACCTGAAATTGTTGCCGCAGTAAAGATTGATCCGAAAAAAATAAAATCACGGGAAAATCTGTTATTTTAG
- a CDS encoding YicC/YloC family endoribonuclease, translated as MIKSMTGYGIASFDSGNTKYTVEIKSLNSKFLELSLRLPKIFSEKEFQLRNDCSKLIERGKVNLSINVEQVNASVKAAGIDKVLLKHYYQQLKDVSDELNEPAANLMQLALGLPEVVKYDEETVSEDEWKQVEKTFQQAMAAFQQFRADEGNVLENDVKYRIGIILKNLELVELEDPKRIPLIRERLNTFLAEATNREAIDQNRFEQELIYYIDKLDITEEKIRLKTHCEYFIETLKNADANGKKLGFISQEIGREINTLGSKANDANIQKLVVGMKEELEKIKEQLLNVL; from the coding sequence ATGATAAAATCCATGACAGGGTATGGAATTGCCAGTTTTGATTCGGGTAATACTAAATACACCGTTGAAATTAAATCCCTGAACAGTAAATTTCTTGAACTTTCGCTTCGTTTGCCTAAAATTTTCTCTGAAAAGGAATTTCAGCTGCGTAACGATTGCAGTAAACTGATTGAACGTGGTAAGGTAAACTTATCTATCAATGTAGAGCAGGTTAATGCCTCTGTAAAAGCAGCTGGTATTGATAAAGTTTTGCTTAAACACTATTATCAGCAGCTTAAGGATGTAAGCGACGAGCTTAACGAACCTGCCGCCAACCTGATGCAACTTGCCTTGGGCTTGCCCGAAGTTGTTAAATACGACGAGGAGACGGTATCTGAAGATGAGTGGAAGCAGGTTGAAAAAACTTTTCAGCAGGCTATGGCTGCTTTTCAGCAATTCAGGGCCGATGAAGGCAATGTACTCGAGAATGATGTAAAATACCGCATTGGCATCATCCTCAAAAACCTTGAACTGGTTGAATTGGAAGACCCTAAACGGATACCGCTGATTCGTGAAAGGTTGAATACTTTCCTGGCCGAAGCCACCAATCGTGAAGCCATTGATCAAAATCGGTTTGAGCAGGAGCTTATTTATTACATAGATAAGCTGGATATCACCGAAGAAAAGATTCGCCTTAAAACCCACTGCGAATACTTTATCGAAACCCTTAAAAATGCTGATGCCAATGGCAAAAAGCTTGGTTTTATTTCGCAGGAGATAGGCCGGGAAATCAACACCCTTGGCTCAAAAGCCAACGATGCTAACATCCAAAAACTGGTTGTAGGTATGAAAGAAGAATTGGAAAAAATTAAAGAACAACTTTTAAATGTATTATAG
- the gmk gene encoding guanylate kinase, with amino-acid sequence MNQNGKLIIFSAPSGAGKTTIVHHLLSVMPELEFSISATTRQARGDEQDGKDYYFISLAEFTHRIAKKQFVEFEEVYTGTFYGTLRAEIERIWAKGKTVIFDIDVEGGLHLKRKYDGQALAIFVQPPSLEVLIERLTGRGTDSEEKLKERFAKAEKELKYAPQFDIILKNYDLETACKEAQELVRNFIGA; translated from the coding sequence ATGAACCAAAACGGTAAACTCATCATATTTTCGGCCCCATCCGGCGCTGGTAAAACCACCATAGTACATCACCTGTTGAGTGTAATGCCCGAGCTGGAGTTTTCCATTTCGGCAACTACCCGCCAGGCGCGCGGCGATGAGCAAGACGGCAAAGACTATTACTTTATTAGCCTGGCCGAGTTTACGCACCGTATTGCCAAAAAGCAATTTGTTGAGTTTGAAGAAGTTTACACCGGAACATTTTACGGCACATTACGAGCTGAAATTGAGCGCATCTGGGCAAAAGGCAAAACTGTAATTTTTGATATCGATGTAGAAGGCGGCCTACACCTGAAGCGTAAATATGATGGCCAGGCGTTGGCTATCTTCGTTCAGCCCCCATCATTAGAGGTTTTAATTGAGCGATTAACCGGCCGCGGCACCGATAGTGAAGAGAAATTGAAAGAACGCTTTGCCAAAGCAGAAAAAGAACTAAAATACGCGCCCCAGTTTGATATTATCCTTAAAAATTACGATCTTGAAACGGCTTGCAAAGAAGCGCAGGAATTGGTGAGGAACTTTATTGGGGCCTGA
- a CDS encoding type II toxin-antitoxin system RelE/ParE family toxin: MIDYIKRDSIKYARLERIKIEGTINRLVLHPLIGRVVPELEDPNYRELIFQNYRIIYKIVSSEKIYILSIHHHSRLISNNPAFGPGE; the protein is encoded by the coding sequence ATTATAGATTACATAAAGCGCGATTCTATAAAATATGCGCGGCTGGAAAGAATAAAAATTGAGGGCACCATAAACAGATTGGTTTTGCACCCATTAATTGGCCGGGTTGTTCCTGAATTGGAAGATCCGAATTACAGAGAGCTAATTTTTCAAAATTACAGGATAATTTATAAGATAGTATCTTCCGAAAAAATTTATATTCTTTCCATCCACCATCATTCCCGGTTAATATCTAATAATCCGGCATTCGGGCCAGGAGAATAA
- a CDS encoding acyl carrier protein, translated as MSDIASRVKAIIVEKLGVDESEVTPEASFTNDLGADSLDTVELIMEFEKEFNVAIPDDQAETIGTVGQAVAYLEKNVK; from the coding sequence ATGTCTGATATCGCTTCAAGAGTAAAAGCTATTATCGTAGAAAAACTGGGTGTTGACGAAAGTGAAGTTACACCAGAAGCGAGTTTCACCAATGACCTTGGTGCCGACTCGTTAGACACCGTGGAATTAATCATGGAGTTTGAAAAAGAATTTAACGTGGCTATTCCTGACGATCAGGCTGAAACTATCGGTACTGTAGGTCAGGCTGTTGCTTACCTTGAAAAAAACGTTAAATAA
- a CDS encoding SAM-dependent methyltransferase, translating to MPYGTLYLIPVPLAEEAAAKSFTPYLVNTINSIKEYIVENEKTARKFLKEAGLKTPQSELTIHDYSKHNRDMGKADFFKGLQAGNDVGLMSEAGCPGIADPGAEIVDKAHRMGIKVVPLVGPSSILLALMASGFNGQSFTFNGYLPIDKILRSKKIKELEGLATRLDQTQIFIETPFRNNSLLEEVLKTASPKTKLCIATDLTAATEFVQTKTIMDWQKKVPELHKRPTIFLLFHG from the coding sequence ATGCCCTATGGAACCCTTTATTTAATACCCGTGCCCCTTGCAGAGGAAGCGGCCGCAAAATCATTCACCCCCTACCTGGTTAATACAATTAATAGTATTAAGGAATATATTGTTGAGAATGAAAAAACTGCCCGCAAGTTTTTAAAAGAAGCCGGTTTAAAAACCCCGCAAAGCGAGCTTACCATTCACGATTACAGCAAGCATAACCGCGACATGGGTAAAGCCGATTTTTTTAAAGGCTTACAAGCAGGTAACGATGTTGGCCTGATGAGCGAAGCCGGTTGCCCCGGCATAGCCGATCCTGGCGCCGAAATAGTGGACAAAGCCCATCGGATGGGTATTAAAGTGGTGCCCCTGGTTGGCCCAAGCTCTATTTTATTAGCGCTGATGGCATCCGGCTTTAACGGCCAAAGCTTTACCTTTAACGGTTACCTGCCTATTGATAAAATACTGCGGAGTAAAAAAATAAAAGAGCTGGAAGGCCTGGCAACCCGGCTTGACCAAACACAGATTTTTATTGAAACCCCTTTCCGCAATAACTCTTTATTGGAAGAGGTACTGAAAACGGCATCGCCAAAAACAAAACTTTGTATAGCTACAGACCTTACCGCAGCCACCGAATTTGTGCAAACAAAAACCATTATGGATTGGCAAAAGAAAGTGCCTGAACTGCATAAACGCCCAACCATATTTTTACTCTTCCACGGATAA
- the rnc gene encoding ribonuclease III — MPISRLYKLYISPNRKYVKVLNNLLGFVPGNLSLYRLAFRHKSVAQNVKKGVKNSNERLEFLGDAVLGSVVAEVLFKLYPYEDEGFLTELRSKIVSRNNLNALGRKLGFDKLIEYDSRMLNSSRQGSLLGDAFEALIGAVYLDKGYDFTKSFLINHIIKSHIDIHKLEQTETNFKSKLIEWCQRHGRDITFELVTNQDGENTKLFTVQALVDGEITGSGKEFSKKNAEKLAAEKACETLGI; from the coding sequence ATGCCTATCAGCCGGTTATACAAGCTTTATATATCGCCCAATAGAAAATATGTTAAGGTTTTAAATAATTTGCTCGGTTTCGTGCCGGGCAATTTGTCTTTATACCGGTTAGCATTCAGGCATAAGTCTGTTGCCCAAAACGTAAAAAAGGGGGTAAAGAACAGTAATGAACGCCTGGAGTTCCTGGGCGATGCTGTTTTAGGCAGTGTTGTAGCCGAAGTGCTTTTTAAACTATATCCCTATGAGGACGAAGGTTTCTTAACTGAGTTGCGGTCAAAAATTGTAAGCCGTAACAACCTTAATGCCCTTGGCCGTAAGCTTGGCTTCGATAAGTTGATTGAATACGATAGCCGCATGCTAAACTCCAGCAGGCAAGGCTCATTACTTGGCGATGCCTTTGAAGCGCTCATTGGCGCCGTTTATTTGGATAAGGGATATGATTTTACCAAAAGCTTTTTGATAAACCACATCATCAAATCGCACATAGATATTCATAAACTGGAGCAAACCGAAACCAACTTTAAAAGTAAATTAATTGAGTGGTGCCAGCGTCACGGCCGCGATATTACTTTTGAACTGGTAACCAACCAGGATGGCGAAAACACAAAACTGTTTACTGTACAGGCACTGGTTGATGGCGAAATAACAGGCTCGGGCAAGGAATTCAGCAAAAAAAATGCCGAGAAGCTTGCCGCCGAAAAAGCCTGCGAAACGTTGGGCATTTAA
- a CDS encoding FAD-dependent oxidoreductase, with amino-acid sequence MQITQQHTQVLIVGAGPSGLMMAAQLLRYGVQPVIIDSKQGPTDKSKALAVQARLMEIFRQMGVIDRVIAGSRAVAGAVINQEGLEVACLALEGIGAGQTAFPYIYMYQQSKTERLLLDYLTLNCCPVYWNTTLLSAEQDASKAIVQLQTGADTQTLACDWLIAADGARSPIRKHLQLTFNGDTYQHQFYVADVKIEDVLGDKVSLYLSKKGFAAFFLMPEEHYCRIVGNLPNEFDNREGLQMDDVLPYLDTVTGAGVKIAHTNWFTTYKLHHRMAGKFREQRCFLIGDAAHIHSPVGGQGMNTGLQDAYNLAWKLAGVVNNQLKESILDSYAAERMPVARELLNTTDRIFKMILLRNWFVGLFKKWLLPVLLKRTWSKPASRQAFFKRVSQTGISYRDSQISLNLSHATQIKAGDRLPYLKVFDEKKQQETDLHEWCSKPGFTIIALGKLQEIDLFTLAKWITQKYPANLNFFYLPPSAKNQPVFDAFEIKESQKKAIIVRPDMHIGFLNDVVDIDMMDNYLQNVVGFVGGQ; translated from the coding sequence ATGCAGATTACGCAGCAACATACCCAGGTGTTGATAGTAGGCGCCGGTCCATCGGGATTAATGATGGCCGCCCAGCTATTACGTTATGGTGTGCAGCCCGTAATTATTGATAGTAAGCAAGGGCCTACCGATAAGTCGAAAGCGCTGGCTGTACAGGCGCGATTGATGGAGATTTTCAGGCAGATGGGCGTTATTGACCGGGTGATTGCCGGCAGCAGAGCAGTTGCCGGGGCAGTTATTAACCAGGAGGGCCTTGAAGTAGCATGCTTAGCCCTTGAAGGCATTGGCGCTGGGCAAACAGCCTTCCCCTACATTTATATGTACCAGCAAAGCAAAACCGAACGCCTGCTGCTTGATTATTTAACACTTAACTGCTGCCCGGTTTACTGGAATACTACTTTACTAAGCGCGGAGCAGGATGCCTCAAAGGCCATTGTGCAACTGCAAACCGGCGCGGATACACAAACCCTTGCCTGCGATTGGTTGATAGCCGCAGATGGTGCACGCAGCCCCATACGAAAACACTTACAGCTAACTTTCAACGGCGATACTTACCAACACCAGTTTTATGTAGCCGATGTTAAAATAGAGGATGTTTTGGGCGATAAAGTGAGCCTATATCTATCGAAAAAGGGATTCGCTGCTTTTTTCCTGATGCCCGAGGAGCATTATTGCCGTATTGTTGGCAACCTGCCCAATGAGTTTGACAACCGCGAAGGGCTGCAAATGGACGACGTATTACCTTACCTGGATACCGTAACCGGAGCTGGCGTTAAAATAGCCCATACCAACTGGTTTACTACCTATAAACTACACCACCGCATGGCTGGTAAATTCAGGGAACAGCGTTGTTTTTTAATAGGTGATGCCGCGCACATTCATTCCCCGGTTGGCGGGCAGGGTATGAATACCGGTTTGCAGGATGCCTATAACCTGGCCTGGAAATTAGCAGGTGTGGTTAATAACCAATTAAAAGAATCCATTTTAGATAGTTATGCCGCCGAGCGCATGCCCGTGGCGCGTGAACTGCTAAACACTACCGACCGGATTTTTAAAATGATCCTGTTGCGTAACTGGTTTGTTGGGCTATTTAAAAAATGGCTGCTGCCGGTATTGCTGAAAAGGACATGGAGCAAGCCCGCATCACGGCAGGCGTTTTTTAAGCGGGTATCTCAAACGGGCATCAGTTATCGCGATAGCCAGATTAGCCTGAACCTGAGCCATGCTACTCAAATAAAGGCCGGCGACAGATTACCCTATCTCAAAGTTTTCGATGAGAAGAAACAACAAGAAACCGACCTGCACGAATGGTGCAGCAAGCCAGGCTTTACCATCATAGCGCTTGGCAAGCTACAGGAAATAGACCTGTTTACCCTTGCCAAATGGATAACCCAGAAATACCCGGCCAACCTCAACTTTTTTTATCTGCCCCCATCAGCCAAAAACCAGCCTGTATTTGATGCTTTCGAGATCAAAGAAAGTCAAAAAAAGGCCATCATTGTTCGTCCGGATATGCACATTGGCTTTTTAAATGATGTGGTGGATATAGATATGATGGATAATTATTTACAGAATGTAGTGGGGTTTGTTGGTGGGCAGTAA
- the nadD gene encoding nicotinate (nicotinamide) nucleotide adenylyltransferase — MKIGLLFGSFNPIHIGHLIIANYMANHTTLDKVWLVVSPQNPLKKYGDLINTYDRLEMARLATDNATNIAVSDVELRLPQPSYTIDTLTHLKEKYPEHEFALIMGSDNLGTLHKWKNYKLILRDYRIYVYPRPGYENAELADHPSVTITMTPQMELSATFIRKSISEKKNVQYFVPDPVLKFIESKSLYK, encoded by the coding sequence ATGAAAATAGGCTTACTGTTCGGTTCATTTAATCCAATACATATAGGGCACCTTATTATTGCCAACTACATGGCCAACCATACCACATTAGATAAGGTTTGGCTGGTAGTATCGCCCCAAAATCCGCTCAAAAAATACGGCGACCTGATTAATACCTATGACAGGTTGGAGATGGCCCGCCTGGCAACCGACAATGCTACCAATATTGCTGTAAGCGATGTTGAGTTGAGGCTACCGCAACCATCCTATACTATAGATACGCTAACCCACCTTAAAGAAAAATATCCTGAGCATGAATTTGCCCTTATCATGGGCTCAGATAACCTGGGCACCTTGCATAAGTGGAAGAATTATAAACTTATCCTGCGCGATTACCGCATTTACGTGTACCCCCGCCCAGGCTATGAGAACGCCGAATTGGCCGACCATCCATCCGTAACCATTACCATGACACCGCAGATGGAATTATCGGCAACCTTCATCCGCAAATCCATCTCCGAGAAAAAAAACGTACAATATTTTGTGCCCGATCCTGTTTTGAAATTTATCGAAAGTAAGAGTTTGTATAAGTAA